One Candidatus Angelobacter sp. genomic region harbors:
- a CDS encoding cysteine desulfurase family protein — protein MIYFDHNATTPMLPEARQTWLEATGQFVGNPSSPHRIGSRADAAISAARQRLAEFFGCDALDITWTSGATESNNTVLHHFARTLPSNAEVWISAIEHPCVMASTKHYFPKRHRLVPVTREGVTDLNWLTEEMAHARPGLVAVMAANNETGVLQPWRESLAICRQYEVPFFCDAAQWVGKLPASGFGECDFVSGAAHKFGGPKGVGFLKCPAKGRVQPLLLGGPQEEGRRAGTENVPGILSMLAALEVREASLTKREHETRTRLRDAFVVQMTKALAGAEVVGLAQPRLWNTVSALMPEADCQQRWVVKLDKLGFAVSTGSACSSGKEEPSHVIAAMGYSPHQAGRVLRFSSGWETTGDEWSALLGGLQTVHRGMQK, from the coding sequence ATGATCTACTTCGACCACAACGCCACGACCCCCATGCTGCCTGAAGCGCGGCAAACATGGCTGGAAGCGACGGGCCAGTTCGTGGGCAACCCCTCGAGCCCGCATCGCATCGGCAGCCGCGCGGACGCAGCGATCAGCGCCGCCCGGCAGCGCCTCGCCGAGTTTTTTGGCTGCGACGCGCTGGACATCACCTGGACCTCCGGCGCCACGGAATCCAACAACACGGTTCTCCACCATTTCGCGCGGACCCTTCCCTCGAATGCCGAGGTATGGATTTCGGCCATCGAACATCCCTGTGTCATGGCTTCAACGAAGCATTACTTCCCAAAGCGGCATCGGCTTGTCCCCGTCACGCGCGAAGGCGTGACCGACTTGAACTGGCTGACCGAAGAGATGGCACACGCACGGCCTGGCCTGGTCGCCGTCATGGCGGCGAACAACGAGACGGGCGTCCTGCAACCGTGGCGTGAGTCGCTCGCCATCTGCCGCCAATACGAAGTGCCGTTCTTCTGCGACGCGGCGCAATGGGTCGGCAAGCTGCCGGCCAGCGGATTTGGCGAATGCGATTTCGTGAGCGGCGCGGCGCACAAGTTCGGCGGGCCGAAGGGCGTCGGTTTCCTGAAGTGCCCGGCCAAAGGGAGGGTTCAACCGTTGTTGCTGGGCGGGCCGCAGGAAGAAGGGCGCCGCGCCGGAACCGAAAACGTGCCCGGCATTCTATCCATGCTTGCGGCACTTGAAGTCCGCGAAGCGTCGCTCACCAAACGCGAACACGAAACAAGAACCAGATTACGTGACGCGTTCGTCGTGCAAATGACGAAAGCACTCGCGGGCGCCGAGGTGGTGGGCCTGGCACAACCGCGTTTGTGGAACACCGTCTCCGCGTTGATGCCGGAAGCCGATTGCCAGCAACGATGGGTGGTCAAGCTGGACAAGCTGGGTTTCGCGGTGTCCACGGGATCGGCCTGTTCGAGCGGCAAAGAGGAACCCTCGCATGTCATCGCTGCGATGGGTTATTCGCCGCACCAGGCCGGGCGCGTTTTGCGTTTCAGCAGCGGATGGGAGACAACCGGCGACGAGTGGTCTGCGTTGTTGGGAGGGTTGCAGACGGTCCATCGCGGAATGCA